One Armatimonadota bacterium genomic window, GAGGCGGATTCCGCGTACTCCCCGGGTAGCGGGAGATCAGGGAATACCGACCGGCAGCCCGGTGCGGACCGACTCCTCGATCGCTTCGATGACCCGCGTCACGACCAGGCCGTCTTCGCCGGTGACGCGGGGCTCAGTATCGGCGAGCACACAGTCCACGAAGTGCCGGATGCTATCCGCCGCGAAGCCCTTCTGCTCCCCGTAGATCGCCGGCAGGACGAGGAAATCGGGGTACTCCGCTGAGGTCTGCGTGTACTTCTCCACCGTGCGGTTGTGGCTCGTGTCGAGGTTCAGCATGCCCTTGCTGCCGACGATCTGGCACTTGAGGTCAATGATGTTCGGCATCGAGTTCGGCAGGATCCAGGAGTTCTCGATCACGGCGGTCGCGCCGGATGCGAATTCGAGCGTGATCTGGTAGAAGTCCGGCGTATCAATCCCCATCCCCTTCAGGACGCGCGACCGGGCGACGGCGTAGACCCGCGTGACCTCTTCGCCGAGCAGCCAGCGGACGGTGTCGATCGAGTGCGTGCCGATGAACCACGCGACGGTAGACTTCGCGGCCCACGGGAGCATCTCGGTCGGGACGAAGATTCGGTCGCTGAGCCGGTAGTAGACGTGCTGCGGCTCGCCGATCTCTCCCTTGCGGATCGCCTCCCACGCCTTGTAGAACGGCGGACTCCAGCGGTTGTGGAAGTCAACCATCAGCTTGACGCCGGATGCCTTCGCGGCCTCGATGATCTTCCGGCAGTCCTCGGTGGTAGTGGCGAGCGGCTTCTCGACCAGGATGTGCTTCCCGGCCTCGGCGGCGGCGACTGCGATCTCGGCGTGTGCGAAGTCGGGCGTGGTGATCGAGACTGCCGCGACCGACTCATCGGCCAGAAGGGTGTCATAGTCGGTGTAGTGGGCGGTCTTGAACTTCACTCCGGCCGACTCGGCGCGTGCGTGGTTCATATCAGCCACGCCCGCGAGGGTGATCCGCTCGTCCTCCGAGTAGACCCGAGCGTGCAACTCGCCCCACGTCCCGACGCCGATGACTCCGAAACCGAGCGTTTTCATAGTGACCTCCTTGTCTGACACGTCTGACTGGTCAGACCGGTCTGACTACAGCTCAACCTTCTCGAGCGGCGCGAAGGAGAGCATCAGCTTCTTGATGCCGACGTCCTCGAACGCGACCGACACCTGATAGTCGGTCCCCGCCGCCTGGGCGCCGACCACGATCCCTGCGCCGAAGACGTTGTGCTTCACCCTGTCGCCGGCCTTGAACGGGCATTTCGCCGCCGGACGCGGAGCCGCCTCCTTCGGCCGGAACGCCGCGCCGGTCGTGACCCCTGGAACCGCTGCCGTCGGGCGGGACGGCTGCTCGATCTTCTTCCGCCCGAACAGCTCGAGCGGAATGTCGCGGAGGAAGCGGGACGGCACGCTGCGCTCCCTCATGCCGTACATCGTCCGGCAGTACGCGTGGCAGAGGAACAGCTCGTCCTCCGCGCGGGTCATGCCGACGTAGCATAGCCGACGCTCCTCCTCCAGGCCGTCCCGGTCCTGAATCGAGCGGCTGTGCGGGAACAGCCCGTCCTCCATGCCGACCATGAAGACGACGGGGAACTCGAGCCCCTTCGCCGCGTGGAGCGTCATCAGCGTGATCGCCTCCTGGCCCTCCTCGAGGCTGTCTATGTCCGTCACCAGCGCGACCTGCTCGAGGAACGACCGGAGCGTGACGTCCTCGCTCGTGTTCTCGAACTCCTCGACGACGGAGAAGAGCTCCTTGACGTTCTCCACTCGCGAGTCGGCCTCCCGCGTCCCGGCCTTCTGCAGGTCGGTCAGGAAGCCTGTGTTCTCGACGATCTCCTTCAGCAGCTTGCCGACGGGATACTCCTCCCGCTTCTCGTGCAGGAAGTCGAGCAGGGCGGAAAGCTCCTTGATCGCGCGCTTCGGCTTCGGCTGAATCTCGATCTCTTCCACCCGCCTCAGCGCTTCGACGAGCGTCGTTCCCTCATCCTGCGCGAACGACTCGATCTTCGCGAGCGTCGCCGGGCCGATCGAGCGGACCGGGACGTTGATGATCCGCTTCAGGCTCACGCTGTCCATCGGGTTGTAGACGAGCCGCAAGTAGGCCATCAGGTCCTTGATCTCTTTGCGCTCGTAGAACCGCACGCCGCCGATGATCCGGTACGGCACGCGGTAGTTCATCAGCGCCTCTTCGAAGAGCCTCGACTGGGCGTTCATGCGGTAGAGCACCACGAAGTCGCCGTAGTCGCACTCGCCCGAGCGGACCCTCTCCCGAATCTGCGACACCACCTTCGCCGCCTCGTCGTGCTCGTCCACGGCCTCGATGCGCGTAAGGAGCGCGCCTCCGTCGCGGTCGGTCCAGAGCTGCTTCTCGGCGCGGCGCTCGTTCCGCGAGATCACATGGTAGGCGGCGTCGAGGATGTTCCGCGATGAGCGGTAGTTCTGCTCGAGCTTGACGACCTTGGCGTCTTTGTAGTGCTTCTGGAACGAGAGAATCAGCTCGACGTCTGCTCCACGCCACGAATAAATGGACTGATCATCGTCACCAACGACACATATATTTCTATAATATCCAGCCAGGAAGCGCACCAGCTCGAACTGCGACTGGTTGATGTCCTGGTACTCGTCAACCAGCACGTGCTCGAACTTTGTCTGGTATAGCTCGCGGACGTCCGGGCACTGGTCGAGCAGGCGGACGGCGTGGAAGATCAGGTCGTCGAAGTCGAGCGCCCGGTTCGCCTTCAGTTTCTCCTGGTAGAGCGGGTAGACGCGCGCGACGATCGGATCGAACCTGTGCGCGAATGCCGATGCGTAGTCCTCCGGCAGGACCATCTGCTCCTTCGCGTGGCTGATCTTGTAGAGGATCGTCTTCGGAGGGTACATCTTCTCGTCAATGTTCAGCTCTTCGAGGCACTCGCGAACCACCGTGCTCTGGTCGCTCTCGTCGTAGATGACGAAGTCGCGGTGGATGCCGATCTTCTCGCCGCTGATACGAAGGAGGCGGGCGGACATCGCGTGGAATGTGCCGACCCACATGTCGCTGAGCGCCTGCGAGCCGACCAGGCTCTCAATGCGCTCCTTCATCTCGCGCGCGGCCTTGTTCGTGAACGTGACGGCGAGGATGTTTCGCGGGTGGACGCCGTGTTCGCGGATGAGATAGGCGATCCGATGGGTGAGTGCGCGGGTCTTGCCGCTTCCGGCTCCGGCGAAGATGAGGAGCGGGCCTTCGAGATGTTCGACCGCTTCGCGCTGGGCGGGGTTGAGGGAATCGAGTATGTTCGTCATGTCGTTGGCTCATTATAAGCCATGACGGGGGGTCGAGGGAAGGAGTCGAGAAACCCGGCACGTCAACATGGACTTGATTCAGGGCCTGCCGCCGCCGGGGTGGATGATGCGTCCCATGGGCCAACCTCAGGATCAGGTTGGCGTGGGCCTCCCGGTTGCCGCGTCGAAAAGCGCGACCGTGTTCTCCGGCGGGACATCGGGCTTGATGTGGTGGTCCGGCCCGCAGATGTACCCGCCGCCCGCGCCGAGAATCTCGATGCAGCGCCTGACCTCTTCCCGAATCTCGTCCGGCTTGGCGAACGGCAGATGCTGGGTGTTCACTCCTCCAAAGAAACAGAGGTGCCCGCCGTACTCGCGCTTCAGTTCCGACGCGGTCATCGGCAGCGCATGAAGCTGCACCGTCTCCCACACATCCATCCCTATCTCGACCAGATCGGGCAGAACCGACGTGATGTCGCCGCAGGAGTGGAACCAGATCAGCTTGCCCGACCGCTTGCCGATCTCGAAGAGCCCGGCGTACCTGGGCTTGAGAAACCTGCGCCATTGCTCGGGCGAGATCATCAGTCCGCGCTGGGTCGCGAAGTCGTCGGCCAGGCAGAGGATCGGCATCGAGTCGCCGCACGCCGTGATCAGCCGCCGGCAGTACTCCGCCAGGTACTCGTAGACCCGCTCGATGACCGCCTCGAAGAGCACCGGTTCGAGCGACATGTTGGCCATCGCCTCTTCCATGCCGAAGAGGTCGAGCGCCCGGCAGAAGATCGGGTTCCAGTAGGGTCCACGCATCGCGTAGGAGTCCCCGAGCGATCTTGCTGCTTCACCGGCCCCCGCATAGTCGTAGTCGGCAGGATCGGGCCACCGGTAGCGCTCGATCTCGGCGGCGGATGTCGTGCCGGCGAGTGGATAGCATCCCCGATCAACCGAATAGTCGCAGCGCCAGGATGTCCCCCACTCGGTGATGCATTCCCCGGGCGGCATCTCGCCGGTGTACCCGGCGGCGACGATTCGCCCGTCTATCCCGAGCCGGTCGAGAACTGCCTCCTGGGCGATGCCGAGGTGCTCCGCCAGTTCCGGGATCGTCTCGATGCATATCGCATCCACGGGGACCCGGTCAGTCGTCTCATGCCGTATCGCGGCCAGGGTGCGCTCTCGGTGAGTCATCTCAGCGTGTCCTCTGTGCCGGGCCGGGCGAACCATTGGCGAATAGGCTCGACAACTCGGTGCTTTCCGGTGGGCCAGTGCTTCGCCCCTACACGTCAGGTTGTCCTCAGTGTACTTCGTGTCTCCGTGGTTACTACTCCCGGCTGCCCTTCCAAGGTGTGCCGGTCCACGGGGCGCCGTCGTTCTGCTTCATCTGCGCGCGGACGACATCCCACTTCTCGATGATCCGGCTGCAGGACGTCATATCCCACATCGAGACGCCCTTCTGACGCAGCCCGAGCACTACCGCTGTCCAGGCCTGAGCCCATCCTGCCTCGACGCTCCACGCGCCCCAGCCGACGTCGCCCGAACTCGCCCAGTAGTCCCACTGCCGGTGATCGAACGCGCGGAACCACGTGCCGTCGAGGTACGGGTACTTCTCAGATCGGACCTGTATGCGGCAGAGGAACTCCGCGAGCTTATCCTCCGCCGCCTTCAACCTCGAGTTGCCGGTCGCGGCGTATGCCTCGTGCAGGCCGAGGAGCGCGAACCCGGTCGTGTAGAGTTGATCGGTCACCGGGTCGCCGTTCTGCTGGATGAGCGGGGTCTCGCCCGTGCCGTATTCCTCGTTCGACATGGCGATCTGGAAGCCGGTCAGTATGCCGCCCCGCCGCTCGTCAATCGCGCCGGACGGCTGCTGGAACGAGATGATCGAATCTGCAATCCGATCGAGCCACTCGCGGTGCTCGGGCGTGTCCTCGAGCCTGACGAGCCACGACAGGCAGATGAGCATCCTGGCGCGTTCCATGCTGTCGTTCCAGCGCCAGCCGTCGGGGAAAGCGTCCATCGTCATGCGGACGGCGGTCTTGGTGCGCTCGATGAACGGCTTGTAGCCGGTCTGCCGGTATGCCCAGAGGTTGCACGTCCAGAGGGACGACTCGTGGTGGGGCGAGTAGTTGACCCGGTCCGTGTCGTGGAAGTGTCTCCATCCCACCGCCTCGATAGGCGGCATATCAATCCGGTCGCCCCGGAATCCCTGCGGGCCGGTAGTTCGGAGATTGGCGAGAAGCGCCCTGAGGAGCGGCTCATCCCACTTGTTCTCGTCGAGACATGCTGACGCAAGCATGGTGCCGAGCATGACGCGGCCGTCGTCGTCGCTGTAGCTGGCAACTTCCCACGCGCGGGAGATGTTCCCCCAGGCGATCAGGCCGTAGGCGGGGTGCTTCGGATTGCCTCTCGCGCCGCCGCACATGCCCGAGGTGAAGTAAACATAATCCAGCAGGTTCGAGGCGGTCTTCCAGCTCCTCTTGTCACCGTTGAGCATCGCGTCCAGCGCCAGTACCGCTGCGGTCTCCGCATGGCAGTCGGACCGGATCGGAAGGCGTTGGACCTGCGAGCCGTCGTGCCTGATGGCGGCCGAGTACCCCTCCAGGATGCCGAGCGACCCGTCACCGACGGGGGCATCCGCGCCCGGCTCCTCGATGTCCTCGATGTTCCGGGCGAGAAGATCGTGGACCTCAGCCTCGCGTGACGGGTGGATCAGCAGGCGCGAGCGGAACACCCAGTCGGCCGCCGTGTCGAACGCCTTCCGCTCGAAGTCCTTCGGAAGCTTGCCGTCCCGGCCGTACGCCGGACGAACAGTCGGCGTCCATTCGATCTTCGGATGACCGCCGGGGTCGAGCACCGCCAGGATGCGCTCCCAGATGATCCTCCATGCGTAGGTCGGCGCGTACCTGCCGGTCACGAAGCCGCTAAGCTTGGTTGTGGCGATGAGGAGGTTGCGGTCCGGGACCTCGAACAGCAGGGGAGATGCGTTGTCCGGCAGTCCGAAGATGGCGGTGTCGAATCCGGCAACCTTCGCCGCCACGAGGAGCGGGTTCTCGGCCTTCACGGGCACGTAGTGGCAATCATGCACGGCCACTATGTGGAGCTTCGGCAACGCCTCGCCGAATGCATCGGAAGAGACCACCGCCCGCTCCCAGACCGTGCGCTGAGGCGCGCCGACCTCGATCCCCGGCAGCGAGGCCGGATACTCGATGTAGAGGCGCAGGTTCTTCTCCCGCGCGCGGTCGAACACCTCAAGCGCAATGGTCGCCGCAGTATGGGGATACCCGTCCGCCAGGATAAGGACTGCCGAGCCGTCTCTCGCGTACTCCACGGCCTCTGATGGTGTATCGTATCGCAGGTAGTTGCCGGACCTCGACAGGACGGTGTACAGGTCGTTATCCCGCGCGCAGCAGAATGTCAGGTTCAAGCTCTTTCCCTCCGCATTTCCCATCAGCGCCAGCGCCGCAAGAAGGCCGACGAACAACTGCCTACCGTTCATCGTTCACTTCCCACTCTCGGCCGTGCCGAACCCCGCTGTGCACCCGACCGTCCGCCGTGCGCATCCCGCCGAAGCGAACCTCCTGCCAGGCATCCGGGCACGCCGCGCCGATCTGAGTCTCACCCCAGTAGTCCGAGACGAGAGCGTCGTTCAGCGCCTGGAGATAGAGACCGTGGCTCGTGACGTAGTACGAGGCTCCGAGCGCGCCTGAGGTCTCGAAGATCTGTATCCAGCCCGGGTCCACATACCGCCCGGGGAGCGACTGCCCGAGTTCATGGAGCAGGCCGTCCGCATCGCCCATGTGCGACGCTGCCAGCCAGTACGCCGCAAGCGTCCAGCCGTAATAGGTGCTCTCCCGCACACCCGCGCACAAATCGTACCGACGCTCGTATGCCCGAAGGACGTGCTCGTCGGGCTTGCCCGTGGGTAGGAAGATCAGGGGGTTGAGCTGGACCGGGTGCTTCTCCCTGCCGATCTGCTCCGTGCCGAGCAGGCCCTCGCACGTCACCAGCAGGCCGGTCTTCTGGTCGAGCAGCCTGCCGAATGCCAGCCCGTCCGCCAGTATCTTGCGCCACCGGTCGGAGTCCTGATCCTGCTCCCCGAAGTCCTCGGACATCCTCAGCGCCGTCTGGAGGGTGTACCGGGCGCTCCACAGCGCGCAGAGATAGTTCTTCGCATCCTTGCCGCCCATCTCGTCCTGTCCGAACGACGGGACGACGTGCATGCCCCAAGTGCCGTCGTCCTCGGGCCGGAGCACGGAGCCGAAGAATCGAGCCGATTCCCGCACGATCGGCCACGCGACCTCCTCGGTCCACTGCCGGTCATTGATGTGGAGCGACGCCTCCCGGGCCATCCGCGCGGGGTATCCGGCGTTGTGGATCTCGAACTGGCACCAGTTCGGCGTGCCGTCCTGGAGAAGCTTCGAGTCCGGGCCGATGGGGTACTCCCACGCCCACATCGTGCCCTCGGCATTGTAGATGCGCCTGGTGTAGTCGCGCATGGTCT contains:
- a CDS encoding Gfo/Idh/MocA family oxidoreductase — protein: MKTLGFGVIGVGTWGELHARVYSEDERITLAGVADMNHARAESAGVKFKTAHYTDYDTLLADESVAAVSITTPDFAHAEIAVAAAEAGKHILVEKPLATTTEDCRKIIEAAKASGVKLMVDFHNRWSPPFYKAWEAIRKGEIGEPQHVYYRLSDRIFVPTEMLPWAAKSTVAWFIGTHSIDTVRWLLGEEVTRVYAVARSRVLKGMGIDTPDFYQITLEFASGATAVIENSWILPNSMPNIIDLKCQIVGSKGMLNLDTSHNRTVEKYTQTSAEYPDFLVLPAIYGEQKGFAADSIRHFVDCVLADTEPRVTGEDGLVVTRVIEAIEESVRTGLPVGIP
- the pcrA gene encoding DNA helicase PcrA, with the translated sequence MTNILDSLNPAQREAVEHLEGPLLIFAGAGSGKTRALTHRIAYLIREHGVHPRNILAVTFTNKAAREMKERIESLVGSQALSDMWVGTFHAMSARLLRISGEKIGIHRDFVIYDESDQSTVVRECLEELNIDEKMYPPKTILYKISHAKEQMVLPEDYASAFAHRFDPIVARVYPLYQEKLKANRALDFDDLIFHAVRLLDQCPDVRELYQTKFEHVLVDEYQDINQSQFELVRFLAGYYRNICVVGDDDQSIYSWRGADVELILSFQKHYKDAKVVKLEQNYRSSRNILDAAYHVISRNERRAEKQLWTDRDGGALLTRIEAVDEHDEAAKVVSQIRERVRSGECDYGDFVVLYRMNAQSRLFEEALMNYRVPYRIIGGVRFYERKEIKDLMAYLRLVYNPMDSVSLKRIINVPVRSIGPATLAKIESFAQDEGTTLVEALRRVEEIEIQPKPKRAIKELSALLDFLHEKREEYPVGKLLKEIVENTGFLTDLQKAGTREADSRVENVKELFSVVEEFENTSEDVTLRSFLEQVALVTDIDSLEEGQEAITLMTLHAAKGLEFPVVFMVGMEDGLFPHSRSIQDRDGLEEERRLCYVGMTRAEDELFLCHAYCRTMYGMRERSVPSRFLRDIPLELFGRKKIEQPSRPTAAVPGVTTGAAFRPKEAAPRPAAKCPFKAGDRVKHNVFGAGIVVGAQAAGTDYQVSVAFEDVGIKKLMLSFAPLEKVEL